TGCCCGTCGGGGAGAACTTCTCTCTCTCATGCAACAGGCGGCCGGCACAGATGCCGCGCTTCTGGTCGGCCGAGACGAGATTTCCCTCTACCAGGACTCAATGGAAATCTGGTCTCGCACGCTCGGTTCCGATTTCGCGCTTCAGCCGGGGAGCGATGCCGCTTCGGTTCAGGCGGCCCTGAACGCACCATCGAAAGTCGCGCCATCTGCACTGCTTGTTTCTCAGACAAGTCCATCGGGTGAATTGTCCGAATTCACAAAGAAACCGGTGTCGATGGCTTCGCTGGACAAACCCAAAGGTGACCGCGCGTGGTACCGGACCTGGTGGTTTTGGTCGCTGGTTGGCGCTGCGGCCGTGGGCGGCGGCGCGGCTTATTATTTTAACGGCAGCGGATCTTCCACGGATTCCGTCAGCCTGTCGGTGAAAGCACAATGAAAAGGGGTCCAAACTTACTCTTGGCGGTGCTTGTTCTTGTAGTCGGGACCAGCTGTTCAAAGGAATCGCCGTCCGATGTGACGATCGGCTACAGCGCGAGTGAACTCTCCGCGTCGTCGGGATCGGCGATTTTAGGCGTTATTGCGCCGGCAGCGGATGGATCGGTCGAGATTCTCTATGCGTCTCCGTTCCTTCCGCCGGATCAGATCCAACTGAGTAACCTTTCAATCCCGCGAGTCGATGCGGAGGTTGTGATCCTGACATTCTCGGAAGCATTGGCAGGCGTTCAGCCGACGTTTTTGCCTCCGTCCGCACAGAAATCAGGAAATCTGGTGCATCTCCCGCCCAACGGCATTTTCCACGCCGCCGTGCAAGGAGCGAGAAGTTTTGTTCCGCTCGCGGATTCCGATCCGAAAGCGACATTGATTCAGGCGTTCGCGGATATGGTGTGCGTCGATTCCAGCGTTTTGGTCGAGGTTACGCCGACGCCCTCGCCGAGTCCCACACCCACGTCGACTCCAACACCAACCCCCACACCGACGCCGAATCCGGACCAAACTCCGCCGACGGTCGTTTCCATTTCACCGCCGGATGGTGCGTTTGGAATCGCACCCGCGACGGCGATTACTGTAACGTTTAGTGAGCCGATTGATCCGGCCTCTGTAACGACTTCGTCGTTTTCTCTATCGGAATCGGGGCAGTCGGTTCCCGGCACGGTGCAGTACAACACAGGTGGGGCGACTTTCACACCCGCTCGCAGGCTGGCCTTGCTCTCGAGGGTGACGGTTTCTCTCGGTAGTTCGATTCGGGATCTAGCGGGGAATGGTCTGACTCCGCTCTCGAGCGACTTTACAACGCGGGACGGCACGTTTCTCCCCTCTGAAGTTCTCGAGTCCGACCCCAACTACAGTGTCGGGTCCGGAACGACGGCGTCGGACGCCGTCGGAAACCTGCTTGTCATATGGCCTCAAAGCGACGGCACGCGAAGCAATCTTTATTCTCGCTATCGTCGAGTCGGACAGCCGTGGGATCCCGAGGAGTTGGTCGAAACCCTCGACACGCAAAGCCCGCTGGGACCTCAGGCGGCGTTCTGGCCGTCCGGCGAGGCGCTCGTCGTCTGGAATCAGTCGAACGGCTCTCGAAATCATGTCTATGCGAATCGATTCGATCCCACTCAACCGGTGGGTCAGCGATGGGGAGTTCAAGCCTTGGTGGAAGACACGCCCGGGGCAGGAGCGACGTTTCTTCCCCGTCTCCGAATCGATTCAAATGGCAACGCAACGGCCGCTTGGACGCAGACCGATCCCGGGTCGACCGTTCGGAGCGTTTGGGCGAATCGATATGATGCCGCTTCAAAGACATGGGGATCACAAGCGGTACAGATCGAAAACGAGGCGACCAGCGCCTACTTGCTTGCAATTCTATCGATGGACGCGGACCAGAACGGGAACACTTACGCGTCCTGGATTCACACGGACGCCGGCGGGAAAAACTCTGTTTTCGTCGCCCGGTATCTGGCCGCTTCGGGCTGGGTATTGGGCGCGCCGATTGAATCTCTGGACACCGCCATGGCCTCGCCGCAGGTCGTCGTCGATCCCGTCACCCAAGATGCGATCGTGGTGTGGAACGAGACCGATTTGTCTACGACGCCTTCGATGAAACGACTTCGTGCCAATCACTTCTCCGGGGGTCAGTGGGGAAGCGTGCCGGACATCGTAGATGAGGAACTGAACAATCAAGTTCTCTCTTCCGTACAGCTTGGGGCCGATTCGTTCGGGATCTCGGCGCTCTGGGTGCACAACACGTTCGACAGCGCGACCAGCGCGACGACAGCCAATTTATATCTTCGACGGTATACGTCCACGTTGGGCTGGAGCCCGGTCGACGTGATCGCCTCGCTGGCCGGCGCCACGTTTGGGGCCCAGCAGATCGCTCTGGATCGTCAGGGAAACGCCATGGCCTTCTGGGAGCGGCTCGTCAACTCCTCCTACGAATTGGTTACTCGGCGTTATGTGACTGGTTTTGGCTGGCTCGGCGAGCAAACTTTGTCCACAAGTTCGAGCTCCGAAGTGCCGAGGTTCGGCATGAGTCCCCTTGGACACGGCGGCCTTTGCTGGATAAAACCGGATCCTTCAATTCTGGGGCTCTTTTGCAGCCGGTTTGAGTAAGCCGCTCGCTATCGAAGAAGGCGCAAAGATATGGTAGAAGGGCGCCCATTTTATGGCTTGGCTTTCGTTCTTCGCGCTGACTCTCTTTTGGGGTTGTTCGTTCATTGCGATCCGGTTCGCGGTGGAGGCGATTCCTCCGTTTGCAGCGGCGGGAATGCGGATATTTATCGCTACGCTGATTATGGGTCTCTTGGCGGTCGTGCAGCGGATTCGAGGCCCAAAGTCGTGGCGTGAAGTTTTCCTTTTGGCCTTTCTGGGCGTTCTCAACTTCGGCGTGCCTTGGGCCTGTCTCTTTTGGGGAGAGCAATATGTCGTTCCGGCGCTCGCCTCGATTCTGAACAGTACGGTTCCCATTTTTGTGCTGTTGTTCTCATGGGCGCTCTTGCCCGACGAACAACCGAACGTTTTAAAAGTGATCGGCGTCGGCCTCGGCTTCGGCGGCATTCTCTTGGTTTTTGCGCCTGCCCTTGATTTGAATCCGGCGGACCGCAA
This portion of the Bdellovibrionota bacterium genome encodes:
- a CDS encoding Ig-like domain-containing protein, giving the protein MKRGPNLLLAVLVLVVGTSCSKESPSDVTIGYSASELSASSGSAILGVIAPAADGSVEILYASPFLPPDQIQLSNLSIPRVDAEVVILTFSEALAGVQPTFLPPSAQKSGNLVHLPPNGIFHAAVQGARSFVPLADSDPKATLIQAFADMVCVDSSVLVEVTPTPSPSPTPTSTPTPTPTPTPNPDQTPPTVVSISPPDGAFGIAPATAITVTFSEPIDPASVTTSSFSLSESGQSVPGTVQYNTGGATFTPARRLALLSRVTVSLGSSIRDLAGNGLTPLSSDFTTRDGTFLPSEVLESDPNYSVGSGTTASDAVGNLLVIWPQSDGTRSNLYSRYRRVGQPWDPEELVETLDTQSPLGPQAAFWPSGEALVVWNQSNGSRNHVYANRFDPTQPVGQRWGVQALVEDTPGAGATFLPRLRIDSNGNATAAWTQTDPGSTVRSVWANRYDAASKTWGSQAVQIENEATSAYLLAILSMDADQNGNTYASWIHTDAGGKNSVFVARYLAASGWVLGAPIESLDTAMASPQVVVDPVTQDAIVVWNETDLSTTPSMKRLRANHFSGGQWGSVPDIVDEELNNQVLSSVQLGADSFGISALWVHNTFDSATSATTANLYLRRYTSTLGWSPVDVIASLAGATFGAQQIALDRQGNAMAFWERLVNSSYELVTRRYVTGFGWLGEQTLSTSSSSEVPRFGMSPLGHGGLCWIKPDPSILGLFCSRFE